The proteins below come from a single Chrysoperla carnea chromosome 1, inChrCarn1.1, whole genome shotgun sequence genomic window:
- the LOC123306195 gene encoding gustatory receptor for sugar taste 64f-like, which translates to MKIIKPAYNFDDFNQDNNNDIKIKKFEPTTKRKTFHEIIRPMLTMAQCFGLLPVMGIRSATPKDLTFTFVSFRILQCIIILIGIIALGATNFMQLLTDGYTFSLLTVLLYIKLAYYWPKLMQEWALIEYHMSVYPPSFNLYRRFYIIATIILTLAALEHALSICSSIVSIGTCFSHGSDLQAYFEIRFVQVFNRTPFAYWKGILCHVINFVATFAWSFIDVFLIMMSLGLTELFQRITLKIKNIHLQRTHESIWRNIREDFNKVTSLCRLTNDTISDLVLLSYTNNLWFICAQILHSISPMKHITDVIYFFYSMLFLVARTLFLTLMISKVHESSRNPLQYLYQVPGCSYCLEIGRFIQQITAEIIALTGMNFFAVRKEMVLSVAGTIITYELVLIQFNAQDGDENVIPPAYNISDTIILPPCTKYLDN; encoded by the exons atgaaaataattaaaccagCGTACAATTTCGACGATTTCAAtcaagataataataatgatatcaagatcaaaaaatttgaaccaacTACGAAACGAAAAACATTCCATGAAATTATTCGACCCATGTTAACAATGGCACAATGTTTTGGTTTATTACCTGTAATGGGAATACGATCTGCAACACCGAAAGATTTGACATTTACATTCGTCTCATTTCGTATTTtacaatgtattattattttaattggtaTAATTGCTTTGGGTGCCAcaaattttatgcaattattAACAGATGGT tatacattttctctactaacagttttattatatataaaattagcaTATTATTGGCCAAAATTAATGCAAGAATGGGCATTGATTGAATACCATATGAGTGTATATCCAccaagttttaatttatatcgAAGATTTTATATAATTGCTACAATCATTTTAACTTTAGCAGCAC TTGAGCATGCTTTATCGATATGTTCATCGATTGTAAGTATTGGTACATGCTTCTCACATGGTAGTGATTTACAAGCATATTTCGAAATACGATTCGTTCAAGTTTTTAATCGTACGCCATTCGCATACTGGAAAGGAATATTATGCCAtgtgattaattttgttgcaacaTTTGCATGGTCTTTTATTGATGTATTTTTGATTATGATGAGTTTAGGACTTACTGAATTGTTTCAACGGATCacactcaaaattaaaaatatacatttacag cGAACACATGAATCAATATGGCGTAATATCCGTGAAGATTTTAATAAAGTGACGTCATTGTGCCGATTAACAAATGATACGATATCGGATCTTGTATTATTGTCCTATACcaataatttatggtttatttgTGCTCAAATTCTTCATAGCATTAG tccAATGAAACATATTACagatgtaatatattttttctactcAATGCTTTTTCTTGTGGCaagaacattatttttaacattaatgatcTCAAAAGTGCATGAATCAAGTCGTAAtccattacaatatttatatcaagTACCGGGATGTTCGTATTGTTTGGAA ATTGGAAGATTTATTCAACAAATTACAGCTGAAATAATTGCATTAAcaggaatgaatttttttgctgTACGAAAAGAAATGGTTTTATca GTAGCTGGAACAATTATAACCTATGAATTGGTATTGATACAGTTTAATGCTCAAGATGGCGATGAAAATGTAATACCACCAGCATACAATATTTCTGATACTATAATTTTACCACCCTGTACAAAATAtcttgataattaa
- the LOC123305572 gene encoding gastrula zinc finger protein XlCGF71.1-like isoform X3: MASKSFQNVNTDLFVSEEQINRNKLNELNTEVIIKNEIFDVSESDSIDYKEPFKGGHEGIKEEGILEETEIKMENERIKLEQQLNTELIIKDEIFDGNDLEFHSTENEETSLTCEVCDKTFNKKHHLTSHKRTHTDKKRFSCELCDKSFNYKIDLIRHERIHTGEKPFSCDICDKTFTLNSNLTTHKRIHTGEKPFSCELCDKSFNIKTDLIRHERIHTGEKPFSCEICDKTFTWKSNLIRHKRTHNEDKSKL, from the exons ATGGCGAGTAAGTCATTTCAAAACGTTAATACTGATTTATTTGTCAGTGAAGAAcaaataaatagaaacaaattaaacgaattaaatacagaagtgattattaaaaatgaaatatttgatgtgAGTGAAAGTGATTCAATAGATTATAAAGAACCATTCAAAGGTGGACATGAAGGAATTAAAGAAGAGGGAATACTTGAagaaactgaaattaaaatgGAGAATGAACGAATTAAACTTGAACAACAATTAAatactgaattaattattaaagatgaaatatttgatgGAAATGATTTAGAATTTCATTCGACTGAAAATGAAGAAACATCTTTAACATGTGAAGTGtgtgataaaacttttaataaaaaacaccaTTTAACTAgccataaacgaactcatactgataaaaaacgtttttcatgtgaactgtgtgataaatcatttaattataaaatcgaCTTAATTCGGCATGAACGAATTCATacaggtgaaaaaccattttcatgtgacatatgtgataaaacatttacgctTAACAGTAATTTAACTAcccataaacgaattcatacaggtgaaaaacctttttcatgtgaactgtgtgataaatcatttaatattaaaaccgACTTAATTCGGCATGAACGAATTCATACag gcgaaaaacctttttcatgtgaaatatgtgataaaacatttacgtggaaaagtaatttaatcaggcataaacgaactcataacGAAGATAAatctaaattgtaa
- the LOC123305572 gene encoding zinc finger protein 525-like isoform X2: protein MASKSFQNVNTDLFVSEEQINRNKLNELNTEVIIKNEIFDVSESDSIDYKEPFKGGHEGIKEEGILEETEIKMENERIKLEQQLNTELIIKDEIFDGNDLEFHSTENEETSLTCEVCDKTFNKKHHLTSHKRTHTDKKRFSCELCDKSFNYKIDLIRHERIHTGEKPFSCELCDKSFNIKTDLIRHERIHTGEKPFSCEMYDKSFINKINLIRHERIHTKEKPYSCEICDKTFTANSHLTTHKRIHTGEKPFSCEICDKTFTVNSYLTTHKRIHTGEKPFSCEICDKTFTWKSNLIRHKRTHNEDKSKL, encoded by the exons ATGGCGAGTAAGTCATTTCAAAACGTTAATACTGATTTATTTGTCAGTGAAGAAcaaataaatagaaacaaattaaacgaattaaatacagaagtgattattaaaaatgaaatatttgatgtgAGTGAAAGTGATTCAATAGATTATAAAGAACCATTCAAAGGTGGACATGAAGGAATTAAAGAAGAGGGAATACTTGAagaaactgaaattaaaatgGAGAATGAACGAATTAAACTTGAACAACAATTAAatactgaattaattattaaagatgaaatatttgatgGAAATGATTTAGAATTTCATTCGACTGAAAATGAAGAAACATCTTTAACATGTGAAGTGtgtgataaaacttttaataaaaaacaccaTTTAACTAgccataaacgaactcatactgataaaaaacgtttttcatgtgaactgtgtgataaatcatttaattataaaatcgaCTTAATTCGGCATGAACGAATTCATacag gtgaaaaacctttttcatgtgaactgtgtgataaatcatttaatattaaaaccgACTTAATTCGGCATGAACGAATTCATACaggtgaaaaacctttttcatgtgaaatgtatgataaatcatttattaataaaatcaacttaATTCGGCATGAACGAATTCATACCAAGGAAAAACCTTATTCATGTGAAatatgtgataaaacatttacggCGAACAGTCATTTAACTAcccataaacgaattcatactggggaaaaacctttttcatgtgaaatatgtgataaaacatttacggTGAACAGTTATTTAACTAcccataaacgaattcatacaggcgaaaaacctttttcatgtgaaatatgtgataaaacatttacgtggaaaagtaatttaatcaggcataaacgaactcataacGAAGATAAatctaaattgtaa
- the LOC123305572 gene encoding zinc finger protein 525-like isoform X1 has product MASKSFQNVNTDLFVSEEQINRNKLNELNTEVIIKNEIFDVSESDSIDYKEPFKGGHEGIKEEGILEETEIKMENERIKLEQQLNTELIIKDEIFDGNDLEFHSTENEETSLTCEVCDKTFNKKHHLTSHKRTHTDKKRFSCELCDKSFNYKIDLIRHERIHTGEKPFSCDICDKTFTLNSNLTTHKRIHTGEKPFSCEMYDKSFINKINLIRHERIHTKEKPYSCEICDKTFTANSHLTTHKRIHTGEKPFSCEICDKTFTVNSYLTTHKRIHTGEKPFSCEICDKTFTWKSNLIRHKRTHNEDKSKL; this is encoded by the exons ATGGCGAGTAAGTCATTTCAAAACGTTAATACTGATTTATTTGTCAGTGAAGAAcaaataaatagaaacaaattaaacgaattaaatacagaagtgattattaaaaatgaaatatttgatgtgAGTGAAAGTGATTCAATAGATTATAAAGAACCATTCAAAGGTGGACATGAAGGAATTAAAGAAGAGGGAATACTTGAagaaactgaaattaaaatgGAGAATGAACGAATTAAACTTGAACAACAATTAAatactgaattaattattaaagatgaaatatttgatgGAAATGATTTAGAATTTCATTCGACTGAAAATGAAGAAACATCTTTAACATGTGAAGTGtgtgataaaacttttaataaaaaacaccaTTTAACTAgccataaacgaactcatactgataaaaaacgtttttcatgtgaactgtgtgataaatcatttaattataaaatcgaCTTAATTCGGCATGAACGAATTCATacaggtgaaaaaccattttcatgtgacatatgtgataaaacatttacgctTAACAGTAATTTAACTAcccataaacgaattcatacag gtgaaaaacctttttcatgtgaaatgtatgataaatcatttattaataaaatcaacttaATTCGGCATGAACGAATTCATACCAAGGAAAAACCTTATTCATGTGAAatatgtgataaaacatttacggCGAACAGTCATTTAACTAcccataaacgaattcatactggggaaaaacctttttcatgtgaaatatgtgataaaacatttacggTGAACAGTTATTTAACTAcccataaacgaattcatacaggcgaaaaacctttttcatgtgaaatatgtgataaaacatttacgtggaaaagtaatttaatcaggcataaacgaactcataacGAAGATAAatctaaattgtaa
- the LOC123306196 gene encoding uncharacterized protein LOC123306196 codes for MMATIYLNSKNYNYIILFHDYYCSVQPLAPTCPHLIGKVFGPGIDKLVSLGLPAENLEFAGQSAGAHIVASVIENMVTPVKLLIGFDPGTALTDFRRGLAQFTIALRSDSTNSGNINWNADLELIVNGGIRYQPGCEELEFQMSCSHLFVGPVWKSIFENQGHGLFYGVRCNEIECDYSDIKEITPDLREKGTYYFKTSDSYPFGLGLDGIKNITPTKNSTFNFDWEFASIFMKHTQESWLSQLIFHFD; via the exons atgatggctacaatctatttaaattcaaaaaattataattatattattttatttcatgattATTATTGCTCGGTTCAGCCGCTAGCACCAACTTGCCCCCATTTA ATTGGTAAAGTGTTTGGACCTGGAATCGATAAACTTGTTTCCCTGGGTTTACCGGCGGAAAATTTAGAATTTGCGGGCCAATCAGCCGGAGCCCATATAGTTGCGTCCGTAATTGAAAATATGGTAACACCTGTAAAACTATTAATTGGATTCGATCCAGGAACTGCACTTACAGATTTTCGACGTGGTCTTGCTCAATTCACTATAGCTCTACGAAGTGATTCCACTAACAGTGGAAATATTAATTGGAATGCCGATTTAGAGTTGATAGTAAATGGTGGAATACGCTATCAACCGGGATGTGAAGAACTTGAGTTTCAAATGAGTTGCAGCCATTTATTCGTTGGGCCTGTTTGGAagagtatatttgaaaatcaagGTCATGGATTATTTTATGGCGTTCGATGTAATGAAATTGAATGCGATTATAGTGATATTAAGGAGATTACTCCAGATTTAAG AGAAAAAGGAAcgtattatttcaaaacatcAGATTCATATCCATTTGGTTTAGGATTAGATGGAATCAAGAATATAACACCTACGAAAAATAGCACTTTCAATTTTGACTGGGAATTCGCTTCAATATTTATGAAGCATACTCAAGAATCTTGGCTTTCGCAACTCATATTTCACTTTGATTAA
- the LOC123306199 gene encoding zinc finger protein 208-like — MEHDSIKEEYDSMEDPEAIKKREILEENVTTKHERIDLNEKFSLEKYKTIKLEHELNTEIIIKDELFDGNVLEHESIQNEIKNISCDFCDKKFAHPSTLIIHKRTHTGEKPFPCEICDKSFTLRFDLERHKRTHTGEKPFSCAICGKSFTLRANLERHTRAHTGEKPFSCEICNKSFTHQNGLDYHKRAHTGEKPFFCEICNKSFTQKNGLDYHIRTHTGEKPFSCEICDKSFNLRSNLVQHKRTHTGEKPFSCEICNKSFTLRGNLERHNRTHTGEKPFSCEICDKSFNHKSGLDYHKRTHTGEKPFSCVICDKSFPHQSGLDYHKRTHTGEKPFSCEICDKSFNLRSNLVRHKRTHTRTEFIIKNEIFDESDSMEHDSIKEEYESMEDPEAIKKREILEENVTTKHERIDLNQEVSLEKYKTIKLEHELNTEIIIKDELFDGNVLEHESIQNEIKNISCDVCDKKFAHPSTLIIHKRTHTGEKPFSCEICGKSFTLRANLERHNRAHTGEKPFFCEICNKSFTQQNGLDYHKRTHTGEKPFSCEICDKSFNLRSNLLKHKRTHTGEKPFSCEICNKSFTLRCNLEIHKRTHTGEKPFSCVICGKSFTLRGNLERHNRTHTGEKPFSCVICDKSFPHQSVLDYHKRTHTGEKPFSCEICNKSFTHQNGLDYHKRTHTGEKPFSCEICDKSFNHKSGLDNHKRTHTGEKPFSCEICDKSFNHKSGLDYHKRTHTGEKPFSCEICNKSFNHQNGLDYHKRTHTGEKPFSCEICDKSFNHKSGLDNHKRTHTGEKPFSCEICDKSFNHKSGLDYHKRTHTGEKPFSCVICDKSFRHQSGLENHKRTHTGKKPFSCEICDKSFNLRSNLVRHKRTHTRKI; from the exons ATGGAACATGATTCAATTAAAGAAGAATATGATTCAATGGAGGACCCTGAAGCAATTAAGAAGAGGgaaatattagaagaaaatGTTACAACAAAACATGAACGgattgatttaaatgaaaagttttctttggaaaaatataaaacaataaaacttgaacatgaattaaatacagaaattattataaaagatgaATTATTTGATGGAAATGTTTTAGAACATGAatcaattcaaaatgaaatcaaGAATATTTCATGTGACTTTTGTGATAAAAAGTTTGCTCATCCAAGCactttaattatacataaacgaactcatactggagaaaaaccgtttccctgtgaaatttgtgataaatcatttactttACGATTTGATTTAGAACGacataaacggactcatactggagaaaaaccgttTTCCTGTGCAATTTGTGGTAAATCATTTACTCTTCGAGCTAATTTAGAAAGGCATACTCGggctcatactggagaaaaacctttttcatgtgaaatttgtaataaatcatttactcatCAAAACGGTTTAGACTATCATAAACGGGCACATACTGGAGAAAAGCCTTTTTTCtgtgaaatttgtaacaaaTCATTCACTCAAAAAAACGGTTTAGACTATCACATAcggactcatactggagaaaagcctttttcctgtgaaatttgtgataaatccTTTAATCTTCGATCTaatttagttcaacataaacggacacatactggggaaaaacctttttcctgtgaaatttgtaataaatctttTACTCTTCGAGGTAATTTAGAAAGACATAATcggactcatactggagaaaaaccgttttcctgtgaaatttgtgaCAAATCATTTAATCATAAAAGCGGCTTAGACTATCACAAACGGacacatactggagaaaaacctttttcctgTGTAATTTGTGACAAATCATTCCCTCATCAAAGCGGTTTAGACTATCACAAAcggactcatactggagaaaaacctttttcctgtgaaatttgtgataaatcatttaatctTCGATCTAATTTAGTTCGacataaacggactcataccaga actgaatttattattaaaaatgaaatatttgatgaaagtgATTCAATGGAACATGATTCAATTAAAGAAGAATATGAATCAATGGAGGACCCTGAAGCAATTAAGAAGAGGgaaatattagaagaaaatGTTACAACAAAACACGAACGGATTGATTTAAATCAAGAGGTTtcattggaaaaatataaaacaataaaacttgaacatgaattaaatacagaaattattataaaagatgaATTATTTGATGGAAATGTTTTAGAACATGAatcaattcaaaatgaaatcaaGAATATTTCATGTGACGTTTGTGATAAAAAGTTTGCTCATCCAAgtactttaattatacataaacgaactcatactggagaaaaacctttttcctgTGAAATTTGTGGCAAATCATTTACTCTTCGAGCTAATTTAGAAAGACATAATCGggctcatactggagaaaaaccttttttctgtgaaatttgtaacaaaTCATTTACTCAACAAAACGGTTTAGACTATCACAAACGGacacatactggagaaaaacctttttcctgtgaaatttgtgataaatccTTTAATCTTCGATCTAATTTACTTAAACATAAACGGACACATACTggggaaaaacctttttcctgtgaaatttgtaataaatctttTACTCTTCGATGTAATTTAGAAATacataaacggactcatactggagaaaaaccgttTTCCTGTGTAATTTGTGGTAAATCATTTACTCTTCGAGGTAATTTAGAAAGACATAATCGGACTCATACTggggaaaaacctttttcctgTGTAATTTGTGACAAATCATTCCCTCATCAAAGCGTCTTAGACTATCACAAAcggactcatactggagaaaaacctttttcctgtgaaatttgtaacaaaTCATTTACTCATCAAAACGGTTTAGACTATCACAAACGGacacatactggagaaaaacctttttcctgtgaaatttgtgaCAAATCATTTAATCATAAAAGCGGCTTAGACAATCATAAACGAacacatactggagaaaaacctttttcctgCGAAATTTGTGACAAATCATTTAATCATAAAAGCGGCTTAGACTATCACAAAcggactcatactggagaaaaacctttttcatgtgaaatttgtaacaaaTCATTTAATCATCAAAACGGTTTAGACTATCACAAACGGacacatactggagaaaaacctttttcctgtgaaatttgtgaCAAATCATTTAATCATAAAAGCGGCTTAGACAATCATAAACGAacacatactggagaaaaacctttttcctgCGAAATTTGTGACAAATCATTTAATCATAAAAGCGGCTTAGACTATCACAAAcggactcatactggagaaaaaccctTTTCCTGTGTAATTTGTGACAAATCATTCCGTCATCAAAGCGGTTTAGAAAATCACAAACGGACTCATACtggaaaaaaacctttttcctgtgaaatttgtgataaatcatttaatctTCGATCTAATTTAGTTCGacataaacggactcataccagaaaaatttaa
- the LOC123305045 gene encoding E3 ubiquitin-protein ligase SlrP-like, which produces MENEKQLKMDDSILNVWELWKSADNLTNDEKESRSKAFERLKNCEESLTIRCLSLSAVPNTFPNSLTKLDISSNKLTHVPDYLPETLEILDLSGNQISIIPEKLPINLRKLCMTHNTITKVPKTLPESLIKLNLCANKITKLPNKLPKNLKKLELVSNQLTCLPENLPDSLELLVVTFNKLTNLPDNLPKSLRTLYAIHNEITFLPETLPELLEELYIRNNKLLSLPERLPKSLKALLIENNEFKILENLNLPELKYFNISRNNLTNLPRNLPETLEFLSACNNNLSVIQNDLPKSLMYLDLNENNITTLPKNLPPQLKELNLRRNKLIEIPTGLPQSLSLLNLDNNLITEVSSNIEDIPDAEIRLKGNLISKTSMEYLQQLMRTTNRQNIWFDTGN; this is translated from the coding sequence atggaaaatgaaaaacaattaaaaatggatGATTCGATTTTAAACGTATGGGAACTTTGGAAGTCTGCAGACAATCTAACTAATGATGAAAAGGAGTCACGTTCTAAAGCATTTGAAAGACTTAAAAATTGTGAAGAAAGTTTAACAATTCGTTGTTTGAGTTTATCAGCCGTCCCAAACACATTCCCAAACAGTTTAACAAAATTAGATATTTCAAGCAATAAATTAACACATGTTCCAGATTACTTACCTGAAACGCTTGAAATTTTAGATCTTTCCGGCAATCAAATCTCTATTATTCCAgaaaaattaccaataaattTACGGAAATTATGTATGACTCATAATACAATTACTAAAGTCCCAAAAACATTACCGGAAtcgttgataaaattaaatttatgcgcaaataaaattacaaaattaccaaataaacttccaaaaaatttaaaaaaattagagctcgtttcaaatcaattaacatgCTTACCCGAAAATTTACCCGACTCATTAGAATTATTAGTCGTAACATTTAATAAACTTACAAACTTACCAGATAATTTACCGAAATCATTACGTACACTCTACGCAATCCAtaatgaaataacatttttaccaGAAACATTACCCGAATTGTTAGAAGAACTTTACATTCGAAATAATAAACTACTTAGCTTACCAGAACGATTACCCAAATCGTTAAAAGCattgttaattgaaaataatgaatttaaaattttagaaaatttaaatttacctgaattaaaatattttaatatttcacgaAATAATTTAACCAATTTACCAAGAAATTTACCCGAAACATTAGAATTTTTATCtgcttgtaataataatttatctgtAATTCAAAATGATTTACCAAAGTCATTAATGTActtggatttgaatgaaaataatattaccaCGTTACCGAAAAATTTACCGCCCCAATTGAAAGAATTGAATTTAAGACGGAATAAACTCATTGAAATTCCTACGGGACTACCTCAATcattaagtttattaaatttggatAATAATTTGATAACTGAAGTATCATCAAATATTGAAGATATCCCTGATGCCGAAATTCGTTTGAAGGGAAATTTGATATCTAAAACAAGCATGGAATACTTACAACAGTTAATGCGTACCACAAATCGTCAAAATATTTGGTTTGATACTGGGAATTAG